One part of the Capra hircus breed San Clemente chromosome 4, ASM170441v1, whole genome shotgun sequence genome encodes these proteins:
- the LOC102180106 gene encoding T-cell receptor beta chain V region C5 has protein sequence MPCCLLALLLGTFLGVRAQTIHQWPSTRVQPAGSPLSLECTVKGTSSPNLYWYRQEAGGSLQLLFSSVGVDQIEPREFQNFEASRPQDGQFILSSKKLQLNNSGFYLCAWSLTLRWVGQTSVQKPHPLPRPPHPLQQLSLRDWVEDVCRWVSDCQPA, from the exons ATGCCCTGCTGTCTGCTGGCCCTTCTTCTGGGCACTTTCTTAG GAGTCAGAGCTCAGACCATCCATCAATGGCCATCCACCAGGGTGCAGCCTGCAGGCAGCCCGCTCTCTCTGGAGTGCACCGTGAAGGGGACATCAAGCCCCAACCTGTACTGGTACCGGCAGGAGGCAGGGGGGAGCCTCCAGCTGCTCTTCTCCTCTGTTGGTGTTGACCAGATAGAACCTAGGGAGTTCCAGAACTTCGAAGCTTCCAGGCCCCAGGACGGCCAGTTCATCCTGAGTTCTAAGAAGCTGCAGCTCAATAACTCTGGCTTCTACCTCTGCGCCTGGAGTCTCACACTGCGCTGGGTGGGGCAGACATCCGTGCAGAAACCCCATCCTCTCCCACGCCCTCCTCACCCCCTGCAGCAGCTCTCACTCAGGGACTGGGTGGAGGATGTCTGTCGCTGGGTTTCTGACTGTCAGCCAGCGTGA